The Muricauda sp. SCSIO 65647 genome includes a region encoding these proteins:
- a CDS encoding DUF4835 family protein — MHRLLLLFFGVFALQFVNAQELDCAVTVNSDQVGQTNQQIFKTLERSLTDFINKTKWTDRVYKENERVSARIFITVTRYESDQFEANIQIQSSRPVFNSSYESPVFNYKDNAFNFIYQEFEPLVYNPNSFDSNLVGVISYYVYMILGLDADTFSLEGGDEFFRNAQNIVTQAQGTNFSGWGQETGERTRFELVDDLLSNSFREYRIAMYNYHRKGLDILADNNSTGKQVIAGSLRLFETLIKRRPNAFLLQTFFDAKAEEIQNIFSDGPKVDIVKLKETLNKVAPFYSSTWNAINY, encoded by the coding sequence ATGCATAGGCTGTTGCTCCTTTTTTTTGGTGTTTTTGCGCTTCAATTCGTAAATGCGCAAGAATTGGATTGTGCGGTTACGGTCAACTCTGACCAAGTGGGGCAGACCAATCAGCAGATTTTCAAGACGCTGGAGCGCTCACTGACCGATTTTATCAATAAAACCAAGTGGACAGACCGGGTCTATAAAGAAAATGAACGGGTCAGTGCCCGAATATTCATCACGGTCACACGATATGAATCAGATCAGTTTGAGGCAAACATCCAAATACAGTCCAGCCGACCTGTTTTCAACTCTTCGTATGAGAGCCCGGTGTTCAACTATAAAGACAATGCCTTTAATTTTATTTACCAAGAGTTTGAGCCCTTGGTCTATAACCCCAATTCATTTGACTCCAATTTGGTGGGGGTGATTTCATATTATGTGTATATGATTTTAGGGTTGGATGCCGATACCTTTTCTCTCGAAGGAGGCGATGAGTTTTTTCGCAACGCACAGAACATCGTTACCCAGGCGCAGGGCACCAATTTTTCAGGATGGGGCCAAGAGACCGGCGAACGTACACGATTTGAACTGGTTGACGACCTGTTGTCAAACTCTTTTAGGGAATATCGAATTGCCATGTACAACTATCATCGAAAGGGCCTTGATATCTTGGCAGATAACAATAGTACGGGCAAACAGGTCATCGCCGGAAGCCTGAGGCTTTTCGAAACCCTTATCAAGCGTCGGCCAAACGCCTTTCTGCTACAGACTTTTTTTGATGCAAAGGCTGAAGAAATTCAGAACATCTTCTCCGACGGCCCCAAGGTCGATATCGTGAAGCTGAAAGAAACCCTGAACAAGGTGGCCCCGTTTTATTCCAGTACTTGGAATGCGATAAATTACTAG
- the coaBC gene encoding bifunctional phosphopantothenoylcysteine decarboxylase/phosphopantothenate--cysteine ligase CoaBC, whose product MLRGKNILLGITGGIAAYKTTFLTRLLIKAGAAVKITMTQSASSFVSPLTLSTLSKNPVLMDFINEEDGSLSWNNHVELGLWADMMLIAPATANTLSKMAHGTCDNLLLATYLSAKCPVFFAPAMDLDMYQHPSTKETFKKLQSFGNVMIPAESGELASGLFGEGRMAEPEAIVHFLEDFLRSGLPLSNKKVLITAGPTHEPIDPVRFLGNRSSGTMGFELAKKAADLGATVVLVSGPTSLSAEHSNIEVVRVTTAEEMYQKVHEHFENVDVAIAAAAVADYRPKDVSEQKIKKEAGDLGLTLVRNKDILRSMGEKKKRQYLVGFALETENELENAKGKLQRKNLDAIVLNSLNDEGAGFGQGTNKITFMDKNLTVKPFEVKTKSEVASDIWKEIIVRINA is encoded by the coding sequence ATGTTGCGCGGTAAAAACATTCTCTTGGGCATTACCGGAGGAATCGCCGCTTACAAGACCACCTTTCTTACGAGATTACTCATAAAAGCTGGTGCAGCGGTCAAGATTACAATGACCCAAAGTGCCAGCTCTTTTGTTTCGCCCCTGACACTTTCAACGCTTTCGAAGAATCCTGTTTTGATGGATTTTATCAATGAGGAAGATGGAAGCCTTTCGTGGAACAACCATGTAGAGTTGGGCCTTTGGGCCGATATGATGCTTATTGCACCGGCTACGGCGAACACGCTGTCTAAAATGGCCCATGGTACTTGTGACAACCTATTGTTGGCGACCTATCTTTCGGCGAAATGCCCTGTATTCTTCGCTCCGGCCATGGACTTGGATATGTACCAACATCCATCCACAAAGGAAACATTTAAAAAATTGCAATCGTTCGGCAATGTAATGATCCCGGCAGAATCGGGCGAGCTTGCGAGCGGACTCTTTGGCGAAGGCCGTATGGCCGAACCAGAGGCCATTGTACATTTTTTGGAAGATTTTCTTCGCTCTGGGCTACCCCTAAGCAACAAAAAAGTATTGATAACCGCAGGTCCGACCCACGAGCCCATTGATCCTGTACGGTTCTTGGGCAACCGCTCTTCGGGTACCATGGGCTTTGAATTGGCCAAGAAAGCTGCCGATTTGGGCGCGACCGTCGTTTTGGTATCCGGGCCCACCAGTTTGTCTGCTGAGCATTCGAACATCGAAGTAGTTCGGGTCACCACTGCAGAAGAGATGTACCAAAAAGTACACGAACATTTTGAGAATGTCGATGTGGCCATTGCCGCCGCCGCGGTGGCCGATTACCGTCCAAAAGATGTTTCTGAACAAAAAATCAAAAAAGAAGCGGGTGACTTGGGCCTTACATTGGTGCGCAATAAAGATATTCTTCGCTCAATGGGTGAAAAGAAAAAACGGCAATATTTAGTGGGCTTTGCATTAGAGACCGAAAATGAACTAGAGAATGCGAAGGGCAAACTTCAACGGAAGAATTTAGATGCCATTGTCTTGAATTCCTTAAATGACGAGGGAGCCGGTTTTGGCCAAGGCACCAACAAAATTACGTTCATGGACAAGAATCTGACGGTTAAACCGTTTGAAGTAAAGACGAAGTCTGAAGTGGCTTCCGATATTTGGAAAGAAATCATCGTTAGAATCAATGCATAG
- a CDS encoding DNA-directed RNA polymerase subunit omega translates to MNDLKNTKAPVTTLTYNKNVFDEKTDNIYEAISIVSKRAIQINSEIKKELLEKLEEFATYSDSLEEVFENKEQIEVSKFYEKLPKPHALAVQEWLEDKIYHRNTEKEDNEE, encoded by the coding sequence ATGAACGATTTAAAAAATACCAAAGCACCAGTGACCACCCTCACTTATAACAAGAATGTGTTCGATGAAAAAACGGACAACATCTACGAGGCTATCTCCATCGTGTCGAAAAGGGCCATTCAGATAAATTCTGAGATTAAAAAAGAATTGTTGGAAAAACTGGAAGAATTCGCGACGTATAGCGATAGTCTTGAGGAAGTCTTTGAGAACAAAGAGCAGATTGAGGTTTCCAAATTCTATGAAAAGCTTCCCAAGCCCCATGCATTGGCCGTTCAAGAATGGCTTGAAGACAAGATTTATCATCGAAATACCGAAAAGGAAGATAACGAAGAATAG
- a CDS encoding outer membrane protein assembly factor BamD, whose protein sequence is MRLLLPLVAIILLFSSCNEYQKVLKSEDVKVKYDLAERKYNEGDFKRANRLFEQIAPKYAGKPQGERVMFFFADSYFQIGDYYLSGYQFERFVKSYPNSDKIQQASFLGAKSYYELSPRYSLDQTDTDKALSKLQAFINTYPDSEYFDEANKMAAELTTKKERKQFEIAKQFDKLGEFDFYVLISAITALDNFITENPGSIYREDAFYYKLKSSTNLALNSTPNRKKERLDDAVAAYNALKRSYPETKYAKEADDLYKKLMNEMQDFSK, encoded by the coding sequence ATGAGGTTATTGCTGCCCCTTGTTGCCATTATTCTTCTTTTTTCTTCATGCAATGAATACCAAAAGGTGCTCAAGAGTGAAGATGTCAAAGTGAAGTATGACCTGGCCGAGAGAAAATATAATGAGGGTGATTTTAAGAGGGCAAATCGACTTTTTGAGCAAATAGCTCCCAAATATGCCGGTAAGCCACAGGGTGAGCGGGTGATGTTCTTTTTCGCCGATTCATATTTTCAGATAGGCGATTATTATTTGTCTGGCTACCAATTTGAGCGTTTTGTGAAGTCATATCCGAATAGTGATAAAATACAACAAGCCTCTTTTTTGGGAGCAAAGAGTTATTATGAGCTTTCGCCACGGTACTCTTTGGATCAAACCGATACCGACAAGGCCCTTTCAAAATTACAGGCATTTATCAATACCTATCCTGATTCAGAGTATTTTGATGAGGCCAATAAAATGGCCGCTGAACTGACCACCAAAAAAGAGCGGAAACAATTCGAGATTGCAAAGCAATTTGATAAATTGGGCGAGTTTGATTTTTATGTGCTCATTTCGGCCATAACGGCATTGGACAATTTCATCACCGAGAATCCGGGTTCTATTTATCGTGAAGACGCTTTTTATTATAAATTGAAGTCATCTACGAATTTGGCATTGAACAGTACCCCTAACAGGAAAAAAGAGCGGTTAGATGATGCTGTCGCCGCCTACAACGCCTTAAAGCGATCATACCCTGAGACCAAATATGCCAAAGAGGCTGACGATCTCTACAAAAAGCTCATGAACGAGATGCAAGATTTTTCGAAATAA
- the dapA gene encoding 4-hydroxy-tetrahydrodipicolinate synthase, with translation MEQLMGTGVALVTPFKNDFSVDYKALGAIVEHCLSGGVDYLVALGTTAESVTLSSEERRLVMQTIAKVNAGRVPLVVGMGGNNTQAVIDDLQTYDFSEFSAILSVSPYYNKPTQEGIFQHFKAIAKASPVPVILYNVPSRTGSNMLPETTLRLAHDVRNIVAIKEACGDMVQINTIIKRKPEDFLVISGDDFTALPTILAGGAGVISVLGQGLPSEFSRMVDLALQNKSDEAYEVHHALLNGMQLIFEEGNPAGIKTIFEFLGLSTAKVRLPLVEATPYLKQKIKAFLKSTQKEEV, from the coding sequence ATGGAACAGTTGATGGGCACAGGAGTTGCTTTGGTAACACCGTTCAAAAATGACTTTTCTGTAGATTATAAGGCTTTGGGAGCCATAGTGGAACACTGCCTTTCAGGAGGGGTCGATTACTTGGTGGCCTTGGGAACGACGGCTGAATCGGTCACCTTATCGTCTGAAGAACGAAGGCTGGTGATGCAGACCATCGCAAAGGTGAATGCTGGGCGCGTACCCTTGGTGGTCGGTATGGGCGGCAACAACACCCAGGCCGTGATCGACGATTTGCAGACGTACGATTTCTCTGAGTTCTCTGCTATCCTTTCAGTATCACCCTATTATAACAAACCTACCCAAGAGGGCATATTTCAACACTTTAAAGCGATTGCAAAGGCATCGCCAGTGCCGGTGATATTGTACAATGTGCCTTCGCGAACGGGCAGCAATATGTTGCCAGAGACCACTTTACGGCTTGCACACGATGTCAGAAACATTGTGGCCATCAAGGAAGCATGTGGTGATATGGTACAGATCAATACCATCATAAAGCGCAAACCTGAGGATTTTTTGGTGATTTCGGGCGATGATTTTACAGCCTTGCCTACCATTCTGGCCGGTGGGGCAGGGGTCATTTCCGTATTGGGCCAGGGACTTCCTTCAGAATTCTCAAGAATGGTCGATTTGGCACTTCAGAACAAATCTGATGAGGCATATGAGGTTCACCATGCCCTGTTGAACGGTATGCAGTTGATTTTTGAGGAAGGAAATCCTGCAGGGATCAAGACCATTTTTGAATTTTTGGGGCTTTCGACCGCAAAGGTCCGATTACCTTTGGTTGAGGCTACTCCCTATCTTAAACAAAAAATCAAGGCATTTTTGAAGTCCACGCAAAAGGAGGAAGTTTGA
- a CDS encoding DUF6913 domain-containing protein, which translates to MVFKAFRDKFKVKSGQKFLDEELENPTVAVSRSQGISRIACIVDVDRFDRAEVFYELTNELSLRPNAVKVIGYKREYDKNSPYAIPMFSDKDLGWKGEIENGYVLEFLGREYDLLINYYTDDNLMMKLLTVKTPARLRVGFGEVDTKLNDLILHTPFNDFKAFKTELHKYLKVMKEVK; encoded by the coding sequence ATGGTATTCAAGGCTTTTCGGGATAAATTTAAGGTTAAATCTGGGCAGAAGTTTCTAGACGAAGAGCTTGAAAATCCCACTGTAGCGGTTTCGCGTAGCCAAGGTATATCCCGTATTGCCTGTATCGTTGATGTTGACCGTTTTGACAGGGCCGAAGTTTTTTATGAGTTGACCAATGAACTCTCATTGAGGCCCAATGCGGTCAAGGTCATCGGGTATAAGCGGGAGTATGATAAGAACTCCCCTTATGCGATTCCGATGTTTTCAGACAAGGATCTGGGTTGGAAAGGAGAGATTGAAAATGGTTATGTTTTGGAGTTCTTGGGAAGGGAATATGATTTGCTGATCAATTATTACACCGATGACAACCTGATGATGAAATTGTTGACGGTAAAGACCCCGGCACGGTTACGGGTCGGTTTCGGCGAAGTGGATACTAAACTGAACGATTTGATCTTACATACACCCTTTAATGATTTCAAGGCTTTTAAAACCGAACTGCACAAGTATTTGAAAGTAATGAAAGAAGTGAAATGA
- a CDS encoding 5'-nucleotidase C-terminal domain-containing protein: protein MKHFVVFITIVCFASCNENPVTVQRIKGEQIAINESLQAVDSIENTIQPYRNRLTAVMDSVLTFAPNTYTKQDGELNTSAGNLLADLILEQSNKVFKLRTGKEVDFVVLNHGGIRSIISKGNVTVRNAFEVMPFENYIAVVEIQGRAVRNLISFLIESNRAHPIAGLQIKIDNEKKLVGVTIDGEPFDENRKYYVATSDYLVQGGDDMGFFKNADTAIVIDYLVRNAMIDYFGKVDTLNAHVDDRFIQLR from the coding sequence ATGAAACATTTTGTTGTTTTTATAACAATTGTATGTTTCGCTTCCTGTAATGAAAATCCTGTAACGGTACAAAGAATAAAGGGTGAACAGATTGCCATCAACGAATCGTTACAAGCAGTTGATTCAATTGAGAACACCATACAGCCCTACCGAAACCGGTTGACAGCTGTAATGGACAGTGTACTCACTTTCGCTCCCAATACGTACACAAAACAAGATGGGGAACTGAACACTTCGGCCGGCAATTTATTGGCCGATCTTATTTTGGAACAATCCAACAAAGTCTTCAAGCTACGTACCGGAAAAGAAGTTGATTTTGTGGTACTTAACCATGGCGGCATACGTTCGATTATTTCAAAGGGTAATGTAACCGTTCGTAACGCCTTTGAAGTAATGCCTTTTGAGAATTACATCGCAGTGGTAGAAATACAGGGCAGGGCAGTCAGAAATCTGATATCATTTTTGATCGAATCGAATCGGGCCCACCCCATCGCTGGTCTTCAAATCAAAATTGATAATGAAAAAAAATTGGTCGGGGTGACCATAGATGGAGAACCTTTCGATGAAAACCGAAAATATTATGTGGCCACTTCAGATTATTTGGTGCAAGGGGGTGATGACATGGGGTTTTTCAAAAATGCAGATACAGCGATCGTAATCGACTATCTCGTTCGAAATGCCATGATTGATTATTTTGGAAAAGTAGACACCCTCAATGCCCATGTCGATGATCGATTTATACAGTTGAGATGA
- a CDS encoding metallophosphoesterase: MNRRNFLSRTAAATAFTGLGGLALNGCKQFGQKHITILHTNDVHSHIDPFPSDHSRHPNLGGISRRAGLISEIRDDNPHTLLFDAGDIFQGTPYFNFYGGELEFKLMSMLKYDAATIGNHDFDNGVDGLLAQLPNAKFELLSANYDFSNTVLDSFVKPYQIYVRDEIKIGVYGLGIKLEGLVTKKLYKETKHLNPYEIALDTERKLKEEENCDLIICLSHLGYDYKGNPDRADDLTLAVKTGHTHLIIGGHTHTFLDKPTVRTNKNGNPVLVNQVGCYGINLGRIDFYFDDAKEVSAEGISISV, from the coding sequence ATGAACAGACGAAACTTTTTATCAAGAACGGCAGCAGCTACGGCCTTCACAGGTTTGGGCGGGTTGGCACTGAATGGTTGCAAGCAGTTCGGGCAAAAACACATCACCATTTTGCATACCAATGATGTGCATAGCCATATTGACCCTTTTCCAAGTGACCATTCGCGCCATCCGAACCTGGGCGGTATTTCAAGACGTGCCGGTTTGATTTCCGAGATTCGTGATGACAACCCCCATACGTTGCTTTTCGATGCCGGGGATATTTTTCAGGGAACGCCCTATTTCAACTTCTATGGGGGAGAATTGGAGTTCAAACTCATGAGCATGCTCAAATACGATGCGGCCACCATCGGAAACCATGATTTTGATAATGGTGTTGACGGACTCTTGGCGCAACTGCCAAATGCGAAATTTGAGCTGCTGTCAGCCAATTACGACTTCTCAAATACGGTATTGGACAGCTTTGTGAAACCCTATCAGATCTATGTTCGTGATGAAATTAAAATTGGGGTATACGGACTCGGCATCAAACTCGAGGGACTTGTTACCAAAAAACTCTATAAAGAGACCAAACACCTCAATCCATACGAAATTGCCTTAGACACCGAACGGAAACTTAAAGAAGAGGAAAACTGCGACCTTATCATCTGCCTTTCGCATTTAGGGTACGATTATAAGGGCAACCCTGACCGTGCAGATGACCTGACCCTAGCAGTAAAGACCGGGCACACCCATTTGATCATTGGGGGGCATACCCATACATTTCTTGATAAACCAACTGTGCGCACCAATAAAAATGGAAATCCCGTATTGGTGAACCAAGTCGGTTGCTATGGTATCAATCTAGGTCGAATAGACTTTTATTTTGATGATGCAAAAGAAGTTTCTGCAGAAGGCATCAGTATTTCGGTCTAA
- a CDS encoding thermonuclease family protein translates to MEKVQIFWDPKGIELDRLGKKSKSGDPADGDTPYVRMPIRMLGIDTPETSYQGGEATGNNKLNELKTLLETGNYDNWIDPAFKAHILPRLVNAGTRQISQGQQAKAFFKNLLDTRLAKPNGTNRSLFVLAADEHFDHYGRLLAYIAPSFTTTELATVSFDERKTFNLLLLESGWASSIIIYPNLPKNSDLRLARTAVKNAVENDLGAWADPLMLTAYEYRMCIKLYNACKKAKASNGFFVKESDWVQRYCIDITTLKVYNPQHYLQVQPYNRLFIWGNDIRKAVGELNLIAAE, encoded by the coding sequence ATGGAAAAAGTACAGATATTTTGGGATCCCAAAGGCATTGAGCTTGACCGACTCGGCAAAAAATCAAAATCGGGCGATCCCGCCGATGGCGATACCCCATATGTACGTATGCCCATTCGCATGTTGGGCATCGATACCCCAGAGACCAGTTATCAAGGTGGTGAGGCTACGGGCAACAACAAACTGAATGAATTAAAAACTTTGCTCGAAACAGGTAACTATGACAACTGGATCGACCCAGCTTTCAAAGCCCACATTTTGCCACGATTGGTCAATGCGGGTACCCGACAGATCTCACAGGGGCAACAGGCCAAGGCTTTCTTTAAAAACTTACTCGATACCCGACTGGCCAAACCCAACGGCACCAATCGCAGCCTTTTTGTACTGGCCGCCGATGAGCACTTTGACCACTATGGACGACTGCTAGCGTACATTGCGCCCAGTTTTACCACAACAGAGCTGGCCACGGTAAGTTTTGACGAACGAAAGACCTTCAACCTATTGTTGTTAGAGTCTGGCTGGGCCTCTAGCATCATCATTTACCCCAACCTGCCCAAAAATTCCGATCTGCGGTTGGCGCGAACGGCCGTCAAAAATGCCGTTGAAAATGATTTAGGTGCCTGGGCCGATCCCTTGATGCTCACCGCCTACGAATACCGCATGTGCATAAAGCTTTATAATGCCTGCAAAAAGGCAAAGGCCAGCAACGGTTTCTTTGTCAAAGAATCTGATTGGGTGCAACGCTACTGCATTGACATAACGACCCTTAAGGTTTATAATCCCCAACACTACCTACAAGTACAGCCCTATAACCGTTTGTTCATTTGGGGCAATGACATTCGTAAGGCTGTGGGCGAACTGAATTTGATTGCGGCAGAATAG
- the ligA gene encoding NAD-dependent DNA ligase LigA: MTIEQKIKTIRKELQEHNYNYYVLDKPTISDYEFDMKLKALQDLEEKHPEFYDPSSPTLRVGGLVTKNFETIAHEHRMYSLDNSYSKEDLEDWEKRIQRILGDVPVEFVCELKYDGASINLTYENGQLARAVTRGDGFQGDDVTTNIKTIGSVPLKLRGDYPSKFDIRGEIILTLEGFAKMNQERIENGEEPYMNPRNTASGSLKLQDSALVAQRPLDCLLYSIVGASGLKTQFEVLEKARAWGFKVPPVAKLCKTTDEVLRFVEYWDVHRHELPYETDGVVIKINSLLQQEELGHTAKAPRWAMAYKFKAEQEATILNEITYQVGRTGAITPVANLQPVLLAGTTVKRASLHNADQIAKLDIREGDTVFVEKGGEIIPKIIAVDLTKRPLGLTPTRYITHCPECGTELIRKEGEAQHFCPNDTGCPPQITGRIQHFISRKAMDIEGLGGETVELLFKEGLIDNYADLYMLTVDQIIPLERMAEKSAENLVNGVEASKKIPFERVLFALGIRYVGETVAKKLAKAYKNIDALMAASEEELTAVDEIGERIAQSVVQFFQNQTNLETVNRLKTYGLQFSLSEEQLQHQSDLLKGKTFVVSGVFETIGRSELKKLIEDNGGKVASSISSKTSYVVAGANMGPSKKTKAEGLGVPIISEQDFLGMIS; this comes from the coding sequence ATGACTATTGAGCAAAAAATAAAAACCATTCGCAAAGAACTGCAAGAGCACAATTACAACTATTACGTGCTCGACAAACCGACCATTTCAGATTACGAATTTGATATGAAGCTCAAAGCGCTTCAAGACCTCGAAGAAAAGCACCCTGAGTTTTATGATCCCAGTTCGCCGACCCTTCGGGTAGGGGGCTTGGTGACCAAGAACTTTGAGACCATAGCACATGAACATCGCATGTACTCTTTAGACAATTCGTACTCTAAAGAAGATTTAGAGGACTGGGAAAAGCGTATTCAGCGTATTCTCGGCGACGTGCCCGTTGAATTTGTCTGCGAGCTCAAATACGATGGGGCCTCTATCAATCTGACCTATGAAAATGGGCAATTGGCAAGGGCGGTTACCCGTGGCGACGGTTTTCAGGGCGATGATGTGACCACAAATATCAAGACCATCGGATCGGTACCGCTGAAGCTTCGGGGCGACTACCCGTCAAAATTTGATATTCGCGGAGAGATTATCTTGACCTTGGAAGGCTTTGCCAAAATGAACCAAGAACGTATAGAAAATGGCGAAGAACCTTACATGAATCCACGAAATACTGCCTCAGGGTCGTTGAAGCTGCAAGACAGCGCCTTGGTCGCCCAACGCCCATTGGATTGTCTTTTGTACAGTATCGTGGGTGCATCGGGTCTTAAAACCCAATTTGAAGTCTTGGAAAAAGCCCGGGCCTGGGGGTTCAAGGTACCGCCCGTGGCCAAATTGTGCAAGACCACCGATGAGGTCTTGAGATTTGTGGAATATTGGGATGTACATCGCCATGAACTGCCTTATGAAACCGACGGTGTGGTCATTAAGATAAACAGTCTGTTACAACAAGAAGAGCTGGGCCATACCGCCAAGGCACCCCGATGGGCCATGGCCTATAAGTTCAAGGCCGAGCAAGAAGCTACCATTCTCAATGAGATCACCTATCAGGTAGGTCGCACGGGGGCCATCACTCCCGTTGCCAATTTGCAACCTGTGCTATTGGCGGGCACTACGGTGAAACGGGCCTCGTTGCACAATGCCGACCAAATCGCAAAGCTCGATATTCGGGAGGGGGATACCGTTTTTGTGGAAAAAGGGGGCGAGATCATACCCAAGATCATTGCGGTAGACTTGACCAAAAGACCTCTGGGTTTAACACCGACCCGATACATTACACATTGCCCAGAATGCGGCACCGAACTGATTCGGAAAGAAGGTGAAGCCCAACATTTTTGTCCGAACGATACAGGCTGCCCACCACAGATTACGGGGCGTATACAACATTTCATATCACGTAAGGCGATGGATATCGAGGGATTGGGCGGTGAAACCGTAGAATTGTTGTTCAAAGAAGGGCTGATCGATAACTATGCCGATCTCTATATGTTGACCGTTGACCAAATCATTCCGCTGGAGCGGATGGCCGAGAAATCGGCAGAGAATTTGGTGAATGGGGTAGAGGCATCGAAAAAAATCCCTTTCGAGCGGGTGCTGTTCGCACTCGGTATCCGTTATGTGGGCGAGACCGTTGCCAAGAAACTGGCCAAGGCCTACAAGAACATCGATGCGCTCATGGCCGCATCAGAAGAAGAACTGACCGCTGTTGATGAGATTGGGGAACGAATCGCGCAAAGTGTAGTGCAGTTTTTCCAAAATCAGACCAATCTTGAAACAGTGAATCGATTGAAGACCTACGGATTGCAATTCTCACTTTCTGAAGAACAATTACAGCATCAGTCCGATCTATTGAAAGGAAAGACCTTTGTGGTTTCGGGTGTTTTCGAAACCATTGGCCGCAGCGAACTCAAAAAACTGATCGAAGACAATGGGGGCAAGGTCGCCTCTTCCATTTCTTCGAAGACCAGTTATGTGGTGGCAGGGGCCAATATGGGCCCCAGTAAAAAGACGAAGGCCGAAGGTTTGGGGGTGCCCATTATTTCTGAACAAGACTTTTTAGGGATGATTTCATAA
- a CDS encoding TIGR00730 family Rossman fold protein: MHSIVVFCGSSEGEDPKIIADASKLGSTLADQNITLIYGAARIGVMGHVAQGCLDNGGKVIGVIPDFLMLREVYHSGLSELIITKSMHERKLKMYELSEGIIMLPGGYGTLEEFFEIITWAQLGLHQKPIGILNTNGFYDELLAMLRKMIDQQFLKKENYEMIQVDDRIVRLLQKMRDYEPIPVPKWLKKGQV; encoded by the coding sequence ATGCATAGCATCGTTGTATTTTGTGGAAGCAGCGAGGGTGAAGACCCTAAAATAATTGCAGATGCCTCAAAATTGGGAAGTACACTGGCCGACCAAAACATCACCTTGATCTATGGCGCAGCCCGCATAGGGGTCATGGGCCATGTCGCCCAAGGTTGTCTCGACAATGGTGGAAAAGTAATCGGGGTCATTCCTGATTTTTTAATGCTTCGCGAGGTTTATCATTCTGGCTTGAGCGAGTTGATCATTACCAAGAGTATGCATGAGCGCAAACTGAAAATGTACGAACTTTCAGAGGGGATTATCATGCTTCCCGGGGGCTATGGTACTTTAGAAGAGTTTTTTGAAATAATCACTTGGGCACAATTGGGCCTGCACCAAAAACCCATAGGCATTTTGAACACCAATGGGTTTTATGACGAATTGTTGGCCATGTTGCGAAAGATGATTGACCAACAGTTCTTAAAGAAAGAAAACTACGAAATGATACAGGTCGATGACCGCATTGTTAGACTACTTCAAAAAATGCGTGATTATGAACCGATTCCTGTGCCCAAGTGGCTAAAAAAAGGACAAGTGTGA